TCTTCGCCCGGGCCAGGGAAAAGCGGGACACTCCGCCCTTCGACCTCCCGCCGCGCTGGAGCCGGCTGCGGCCGCGGCTCGAGGCCGACCCCGACTTCCTCGCCACGCCGTTCAACTTCGTCTGCACGGCCGACATCATCGGAGGCAACTCGGGGAGCCCGGTGGTGAACCGGGCCGGTGAGCTCGTGGGGCTGATCTTCGACGGCAACATCCATTCGCTGGTGACGGGCATCACCTACGACGCCGTCCGCTCGCGGGCCGTGTCGGTCGATGCCACCGGGATCCGGACCGCACTGCGGACCGTGTACGGGGCGGGAGAGCTGCTCGCCGAGATCGATGCCGCGGCGGCCGCCGGCAACGCGGCGCCTGGCTCGCCGGCGGGCGGCGCGACCGCTGCCCACGCCGACTGGCGGCCGCTGTTCGACGGCAAGGCGCTCGGCACGTGGAAGCCGAGCGATTTCGGCGGCGGGGGCGAAGTGAGCGTCGTCGACGGAGCGATCCGGATCGAGATGGGGGCCGACCTGAGCGGCATCACGTGGTCGGGCGACTTTCCCCGTGACGATTACGAGATCGAGCTCGAGGCCCGGCGGGTCGAGGGCGGGGACTTCTTCTGCGGGCTCACCTTCCCGGTCGGCAAGGACCCGTGCAGCTTCATCGTCGGCGGCTGGGGCGGAGGCGTGGTCGGCCTGTCGAGCATCGACGGCGAGGACGCGGCGAACAACGCCACGACGAGTGTGCAGGAGTTCAAGTCCGGCCGCTGGTACGCTGTGCGGGTGCGGGTCACCGCGGAGCGGATCGTCTGCTTTCTCGACGGCCGGATGGTGGTCGACCAGCGCCGCGCGGGACGCACGATCTCGATCCGGGATTCGGTGGCCCCCTCGAAGCCGCTCGGGATCGCCACCTACGCCACCGTCGGGGAGCTGAAAAACATTCGCTGGCGGCCGGTCGAGAAGGCCGACGCTGCGAAGCCGCGCTGACCCGCGCCGCGACCGTCACCCTGAACCCGAGCCCGAGCCCGAGCATGAATCCCGACCCGGCTGACAAGATGCGGCGCAGGATCACCGCCGCGGCGGCCCGCGGCGTGGGCGGCGGCAGCGATGCCACGCGGGCAACGTTTCGCGCGGCCCGCCGGCTGGCTCGCGGCTGGGTGCCGGCCGAGCATCTGCCTTCGCCGCTCGAAGTCCACGGCGCCGCAGCCCGGAGCATCGCTCCCGGGGCGGCACACGGGGACCGGCTGGCGCGGATCGCCGCGATCGTGGGGGTGCTCGAGCGCGTCAGTCCCGAGCCCGTCGGTGCAACGCGGGAAGACATGCTCGACCAGTCGCTGCGCGTCTTCGGGATCGTGCACGCCGAGCGGCCGTTCGACGAGGAGCTGCTCACGGCCGCGCTCGTCCACGACGTCGGCATGGCGATCGACCGTACCGATCCGGTGACGCGGGGCATCGAGGCCCTCGGCGACCTGATCACGCCCCGGACCCGCTGGTTCGTCGAGACGCTTCCCGTGGCCCGGGCCTACGACGAACGGACGCTCGGCCAGCGGGCCCGGCAGCGGCTCGAGTCGCAACCCGATTTCCTCGACATCCTGCTGCTCGCCGAGGCGGGCCGCCACGCCCGGGCCGGCGGCCCGGATGGCCCGTCGCTCGAGGCGGCGATCGCGATCCTGCGTGAACTGGACCGGCGCGATGCGGCCTGCGACAATTGACGATCAGTCGCCACACACACGTGGACGACACGTTCTGCACGACCCGCCGGGAGCCTCTATTCGTGGAGACGATGAACATGAAGACGACGACGCGTAGCGCCCCTATGGTTATGACAGGTGTTCTTTCCGTGGCCGTGGTCATGGTGACGGCCGCGTTCGCGTTGGCCGCCGAACCCAAGGGGCCCCCTCCGGCCGGCCTGCGGGTCGGCTTCATGGCCTATTACACGCCGGAGACCGAGCTCGTCATCAAGGCGGCCGGCATCGAGAACCATCGGCGCGTCGAGGCCGCCTGCGCGAGCCTGCATCCGCTCTCCTTCACCCAGGGAGGGGCGGCGGCGGTGCCGGAGCGGGCCCGGGTGGCGCTCGAGAAGGGGGAGGTCGATGCCCTGCTGATCTGCACGTGGGCGAGTTATCCGCCCCGCTGGTACGCCCGCGTTGGCGAGACGTCGAGCCTCTCGGAACTGGCCGCGCTCGGGTCGACCAACAACAAGGACTTTCGGATCCTTTGGCACGCCTTCATGATGCCGCGGTTCGACAAGCCGGCCAGTGCGGATGCGAAGCCGGCCATGAATCTCGAGCAGTCGCGGCAGGGGCTCGCCGCCGAACGGAAGCAGCTCGAGGCGGAGGTGGACGGCGTCAACCAGCGGCTCGGCAGGAGGGTGGCCTGCATCGTGCCCGTGGCGGATGCGGGGCTCGCGTTCATGGACGAGGTCGTGGCGGGCAAGGTGCCCGGCGTCACCGATCCCGCCGAGCTCTTCGACAGCCCCGGCAGTTGGGGGCCGGGACGGCACCTGATCGCGCTGGCGGCCTACTGCCACTACGCCACGCTCTACCGGGCATCTCCCGAGGGGCTCGCCGTGCCGTTCCCGGAGTTCAAGTCCAAGCCCAAGGGGGCGCCGGCGGAGATCGTCCTCGGCGTGCTCACGCCCGCCGAGGACGCGATCCTGCAGCGGGTCGCGTGGGAAACGGTGTCGAAGTATCCGTATGCCGGCGTCGCCGCAGAGAAGTAACAGTCGGTTCTCACCCCGGGGGAGGGAATTCACGATGACCCGATCTCGCGTCATTCACACGCTGACGGCCAGTCTCCTGTTCGTCGCCCTGCCACTGATCGCGGTCGCCGCGGAGCCGGCGGCGGCTCCGCCTGGCCTGCGGATCCTGTACAGCGGCGACAGCTGGCATCGCTTCATGCCGAGCCTCATGGAGCGGATCGGGGCCGCCGCGGGCATCACCGATCAGAAGTTGACCGTGGGTTGGGCACTGAACACGGGGGGCTACGGCAAACTCGGCACGGTGCTCGACGAGGGAACGTTCGACGCCATGAGCTGGGGGCGGCCCGGTTGGGACCAGGGTGGGCTGCAGCAGTTCCTCGGCCAGGGAGTCATCGACAAGGGGCTGAAGAACAACCGGCAGTTCCGCTTCTACGTGCAGATGGCGTGGAACGTCTCCGATGGCCGCGGCGGTATCAAGACGGTCGCAGACTACGACGCCTCGAATCTGGCCGACGTGCAGGCGGCCTACGACCGCGGCCGCAAGGGGGTGGAGGCGCTGGCGGACGAGATCAACGGTAAGCAGGGCCGGCGAGTCATGTTTCTCGTCCCCGTCGGCGAGGCGGTGACGAAGCTGCGGGGCATGATCGTGGAGGGCAAGGTGCCGGGCGTGGAGAGGCAGTCGCAGGTGTTTACCGATGCCATGCCGCACGCCGGGCCGCTGGCCGCGGAACTGGCCGCCTACTGCAACTACGCTGCCATCTACCGGTCGTCGCCGGAGGGCCTGGCGATCAAGGACGGCGTGCCCGCGGAGCAGCGGGCCATCATCCAGGCGATTGCCTGGGAGACGGTCTCGAAGTATGCCTACGCCGGAGTCAGCGACGCGAAGTGACGGCGGCCGACAGCATCAGCGGCCGGTACCCCGGCACGGCGTCAGCGCGGGGCCGGCGGGGTGGCGCTCTTCAGGAGCCGGAATAGGTCGCTGTCGGTGGTGAGGATCAGCGTGCTGTCGCGGCCGAGCGTCTCGCGGTAGGTGTCGAGTGTTTTCATGAAGGTGTAGAACTCCGCTGCCCGCGGGCCGGCGGTGTAGGCACGGGCGTAGATCTCCGACGCCCGGGCGTCGGCCTTGCCGCGGATCTCCTGGACCGTGCGGTACGATCCGGACTGGATCTCCTGTAGGTCGCGGTCGCGGCGGCCGGCGATCTTGGCCGCCTCGCCCGCCCCCTCGGAGCGGAACCGATCCGCGATCTGCAGCCGTTCCGACATCATCCGGTCGTAGATCTTCTCGATCACCCCCGGCTTGTAGTTGATCCGCTTGACGCGGACGTCGAGGAGCTCGATCCCCCAGATGCCGACCTTCTCGCGGGCGGCGGCGAGGATCTCCTGCTCGAGCGCGTGACGGCCGAAGCGGATCGGCGGCAACGGGGCCGCCGCCTCGCCGGGCGCGGCTGCCTCGCCGGCGGCGCCGCGAACCTTGTCGGAACGGACGAGTTCGATGAGCGCGTGACGGGCGACGACGTTGCGGGTCTCGCTGCCGATGATGTCGTCGAGCCGGGAGACGGCACTCCGCTCGTCCCGCAGGCTCTGCAGGTAGGTGAGCGGATCCTTGATCCGCCAGCGGGCGAAGGTGTCCACCACCACGTAGAGCTTGTCGAGGGTCGTCATCTCGGCGGCGGCGCCGTCCCATTCGAGGATTCGCTTCTCGAACCGGTTGGCGGACTGCATGAAGGGGATCTTGAAGTGCAGGCCCGGGCCCGAAGCGGAGCCGTCGGCGTTGATCGGGGCGCCGATGGGGCGGCCGAACTGGGTGATCACCACCTGCTCCGCCTGGTCCACGGTGTAGGCGCAGCCGAGGATGGCGACGGCGGCCAGCAGGGCGAGCACCAGCCCGGCCGGCGAGACGACGACGTCGCCGAGGCTGCGAAGCGCCCGGAGGAGCGGATGATTGATCGGCAACGGGCTCATTTGCGGGGGGCTCCGGGCTGGTCCGTGACTGGGGGCTGGAGGTTCATGAGGGGGAGAAACTGCTTGGCATCGGCGTCGAGGATCACCTTATTGCCGAGTTTCGGCAGCACGGCGCCGATCGTCTCCAGGTACAGCCGCTGCCGGGTCACGTCCGGTGCCTTGTCGTACTGCTCGAGGAGTGCCGAGAACCGGGCCACGTCCCCCTCGGCTTCGTTGACCCGCTTCAGCGCGTAGCCGTCGGCGTCGCGGATCGCCCGCTCGGCCTCGCCGCGGGCCCGGGGGACGACCTTGTTGTATTCGCCGTTGGCCTGGTTGATCATCTGCTCACGCTCCTGCTGGGCCCGGTTCACCTCGTCGAAGGACCGCTGCACGGGGGCGGGCGGGTGGACGTTCTTGAGCTGCACCTGCTGGACCCGCATGCCCATGTTGAGTTCGCGGACGAGCCCCGTGAGCTTGGCGATCGCCTCGTTCTCGATCTCCTGGCGGCCGACCGTCAGCACCTCGTCCACCGTGCGGTCCCCGACGACCTCACGCATCACGCTCTCGGCGAGGTCGCGGAAGGTGGGCCCCGGCTCGCGGTGATTGAACAGGTAGCGCTCCGGATCGTCGATCTCGTACTGCACGACCCACTCGACGTGGGCCGCATTGAGGTCACCGGTGACCATGTCGCTCTCCCGTTCCGACTCATTCGACGCTTGGTCGGGATTGAGCGCGCCCGGAGTGCCGAAGCCGAACTCCATCTTCAGCTGCCGTTTGACCGGGATGACGGTCACCGTGTCGATGCCGAAAGGCAGCTTGAAACGCAGGCCGGGGCCGACCGTGCCGATCAGCCGGCCGAACCGCTGCACCACGCCCACGCTCTCCGGGCCGACGGTGTAGATGCCGCGCGAGAGGCCGGCGATCAGGGCGGCGGCGAGCGCGGCGGCGACGAACAGCCGGAGTGACGCCGCCGACGGGACGCCGGGAGTGGCGGGGGTGCCGGGACGGCGTGGGAAGCCCGAGGAGCCTGG
The DNA window shown above is from Planctomycetia bacterium and carries:
- a CDS encoding HflK protein, which encodes MSSPGSSGFPRRPGTPATPGVPSAASLRLFVAAALAAALIAGLSRGIYTVGPESVGVVQRFGRLIGTVGPGLRFKLPFGIDTVTVIPVKRQLKMEFGFGTPGALNPDQASNESERESDMVTGDLNAAHVEWVVQYEIDDPERYLFNHREPGPTFRDLAESVMREVVGDRTVDEVLTVGRQEIENEAIAKLTGLVRELNMGMRVQQVQLKNVHPPAPVQRSFDEVNRAQQEREQMINQANGEYNKVVPRARGEAERAIRDADGYALKRVNEAEGDVARFSALLEQYDKAPDVTRQRLYLETIGAVLPKLGNKVILDADAKQFLPLMNLQPPVTDQPGAPRK
- a CDS encoding protein HflC, which translates into the protein MSPLPINHPLLRALRSLGDVVVSPAGLVLALLAAVAILGCAYTVDQAEQVVITQFGRPIGAPINADGSASGPGLHFKIPFMQSANRFEKRILEWDGAAAEMTTLDKLYVVVDTFARWRIKDPLTYLQSLRDERSAVSRLDDIIGSETRNVVARHALIELVRSDKVRGAAGEAAAPGEAAAPLPPIRFGRHALEQEILAAAREKVGIWGIELLDVRVKRINYKPGVIEKIYDRMMSERLQIADRFRSEGAGEAAKIAGRRDRDLQEIQSGSYRTVQEIRGKADARASEIYARAYTAGPRAAEFYTFMKTLDTYRETLGRDSTLILTTDSDLFRLLKSATPPAPR